Proteins from a genomic interval of Candidatus Omnitrophota bacterium:
- a CDS encoding type II toxin-antitoxin system VapC family toxin gives MRSIVVDTSVVLAVALGEPEKLKLVRMTKGVALLTPASMKWEIGNALSVMFKKKRITLNEAKKVWGICMDIPLQYVDVDPVRSLEIAFEGDLYAYDAYMIACCLERKAPLLTLDQVLSKKAGLFNVSMEVVI, from the coding sequence ATGCGTTCGATCGTCGTTGATACTTCGGTTGTTTTGGCCGTTGCTTTGGGGGAACCAGAGAAGTTGAAGCTGGTTCGGATGACCAAAGGCGTTGCTTTATTGACCCCTGCTTCAATGAAATGGGAAATAGGTAACGCGCTTTCTGTTATGTTTAAGAAGAAACGGATCACGCTCAATGAAGCAAAGAAAGTTTGGGGCATTTGTATGGATATTCCGCTGCAATATGTGGATGTCGACCCTGTCAGGTCCCTTGAAATAGCTTTTGAGGGTGATCTGTATGCCTATGACGCGTATATGATCGCGTGCTGCCTTGAACGCAAGGCGCCATTATTAACGTTGGATCAGGTTTTATCGAAAAAGGCCGGGCTTTTTAACGTGTCCATGGAGGTTGTCATATGA
- the lpxI gene encoding UDP-2,3-diacylglucosamine diphosphatase LpxI (LpxI, functionally equivalent to LpxH, replaces it in LPS biosynthesis in a minority of bacteria.) encodes MANKTIGLIAGNRQFPFLFARAAKDQGYKVVAAGVWGDTSPLLAAFADDFRYFYVGQMKKMIAYFKDKGVTQVIMAGQVNPDHLFDPRLALDEEFASLEGSLKDRKADTIFSAVAGRLGEHGMALLDSTFLLKKYLAPKGTLTHRGPTLAELADMEFGFTIAKLMGGIDVGQTVVVKEKAIVAIEAMEGTDNAIARGGAIARGGAVVVKTAKPAQDNRFDVPVVGPQTIRVMARVKAACLSIEAGKTLLIDREATVRLADRHGICIVAA; translated from the coding sequence TTGGCTAATAAAACTATCGGCCTTATAGCTGGGAACAGGCAGTTCCCTTTTTTATTTGCCCGGGCCGCCAAAGACCAGGGTTACAAGGTCGTGGCCGCGGGGGTTTGGGGGGACACCTCCCCGCTATTGGCCGCGTTCGCCGACGATTTCCGGTATTTTTACGTCGGACAGATGAAAAAGATGATCGCGTATTTTAAGGACAAGGGGGTCACGCAGGTCATCATGGCCGGACAGGTCAACCCCGATCATCTTTTCGATCCCCGTCTTGCCCTTGACGAAGAATTCGCTTCCCTGGAGGGATCCCTCAAAGACCGCAAGGCCGACACCATTTTTTCCGCCGTTGCCGGCAGATTGGGCGAACACGGCATGGCCTTGCTGGATTCAACATTCCTGCTCAAGAAATACCTGGCCCCCAAAGGCACATTGACCCACCGCGGTCCGACGCTGGCGGAACTGGCGGACATGGAATTCGGCTTCACCATCGCCAAACTCATGGGCGGCATCGACGTCGGGCAGACGGTCGTGGTCAAGGAAAAGGCCATTGTCGCCATCGAGGCCATGGAAGGCACGGACAATGCCATCGCACGCGGCGGCGCCATCGCGCGCGGCGGGGCCGTGGTGGTCAAGACCGCCAAACCCGCCCAGGACAACCGTTTTGATGTTCCTGTTGTGGGCCCGCAGACCATCCGCGTCATGGCCCGCGTCAAAGCCGCCTGCTTGAGCATTGAAGCCGGTAAGACCCTTCTCATTGACCGCGAAGCAACCGTCCGTCTGGCCGACCGTCACGGGATCTGCATCGTCGCTGCCTAG
- a CDS encoding prevent-host-death protein — protein MKIFTYSQFRQKLATILDLARREGRVMIKRKDGSLFNLSPARRNNGSPLDVRSLKTKVTTVDIINSVRESRQQ, from the coding sequence ATGAAAATTTTTACCTATTCTCAATTTCGTCAAAAACTTGCCACCATTCTTGACTTAGCGCGCAGGGAAGGGCGGGTCATGATCAAACGCAAGGATGGCTCCTTGTTTAATTTGTCCCCCGCAAGGCGCAACAACGGATCGCCTCTGGATGTGCGTTCGCTTAAAACAAAAGTCACGACCGTTGATATTATCAACAGTGTCCGTGAAAGCCGTCAGCAGTAA
- a CDS encoding ABC transporter ATP-binding protein, with protein MLITAHDIDKSYGQGSQTLRVLSDVEFSVEAGEMVVVVGPSGAGKSTLLHILGGLDKPTQGQVLFKGQDLYAMSDEARSRARNTAMGFVFQSYHLLPELTALENVILPRLVQNNSRKTGALEAEGLKLLEQLGLFPRAGHRPSELSGGEQQRVAIGRALFNSPDVIFCDEPTGNLDSKSGAMVMDILLHVNRSRHQAVVIVTHDDLIARHAHRIVAIKDGRIQAVPAAVE; from the coding sequence ATGCTGATCACCGCCCATGACATTGACAAGTCCTACGGGCAGGGAAGCCAGACCCTGCGCGTTTTAAGCGATGTTGAATTTTCCGTTGAGGCAGGGGAAATGGTGGTCGTTGTCGGCCCTTCAGGGGCCGGCAAATCAACGCTTCTGCATATTTTGGGCGGCCTTGACAAGCCCACGCAAGGACAGGTTTTGTTCAAAGGCCAGGACCTGTACGCGATGTCCGACGAGGCGCGTTCCCGGGCGCGCAATACGGCCATGGGTTTTGTTTTTCAATCGTATCATCTGTTGCCCGAGTTGACGGCCCTGGAGAACGTGATCCTGCCGCGGCTGGTGCAAAATAATTCAAGAAAGACGGGCGCCCTTGAGGCCGAAGGGTTAAAATTATTGGAGCAGTTGGGGCTTTTCCCCCGGGCCGGGCATCGTCCCTCCGAGCTCTCCGGCGGGGAACAGCAAAGGGTCGCCATCGGCCGGGCGCTTTTCAACAGCCCCGACGTCATTTTTTGCGACGAGCCAACGGGAAACCTGGATTCCAAAAGCGGGGCCATGGTCATGGACATTTTGCTTCATGTGAACCGCAGCCGTCATCAGGCGGTCGTTATTGTCACGCACGACGATCTTATCGCCCGGCACGCGCACCGGATCGTCGCCATCAAGGATGGCCGTATCCAGGCGGTCCCGGCCGCCGTGGAGTAG
- a CDS encoding ABC transporter permease codes for MGFASWMAYRYLTARKDKFLSVINGVAIAGIAIGVAALIVVIGVMSGFDHELREKIIGANAHVLVERETGLEQYAALQDKLKVLPGVMAATPYIHGNVFLESGRKAASLILRGVEPKSEGSVTKIDQYLAQGAIKDLKPDEAVIGSQIASFYGLRVGDDMTIIAPASGMAGAPWRYHFKVAGTFTSGMYDYDMNLVLVDLRKAQEIFHTGPDTVTGIGLKLRDPQAAGALKKNIYDLAGFSFSVRTWMESNSNFFAALQLEKFAMFIILILIVLVASFNIISTLIVTVTGKVRDIGILKAIGASKGTVGRLFMWQGLAVGMLGTFWGFTGGVGLSLLLKKYQFIRLPQDIYYIDHLPVLVQASDVAVIVAAAMLITYAATVYPAMKAADLEPVEALRY; via the coding sequence ATGGGATTCGCGAGCTGGATGGCCTACAGGTATTTGACGGCCAGGAAGGACAAATTCCTTTCGGTCATCAATGGTGTCGCCATTGCCGGCATCGCCATCGGCGTGGCGGCGCTGATCGTCGTCATCGGGGTCATGAGCGGTTTTGATCATGAACTGCGCGAAAAGATCATCGGCGCCAATGCCCACGTTCTGGTGGAGCGCGAAACCGGCCTTGAACAATATGCGGCCCTGCAGGACAAACTGAAAGTTTTGCCCGGGGTCATGGCCGCCACACCGTACATCCACGGCAATGTATTTCTGGAAAGCGGCCGCAAGGCCGCGAGTTTGATCCTGCGCGGGGTGGAACCCAAAAGTGAGGGCTCCGTGACCAAGATCGACCAATATCTGGCCCAGGGGGCCATCAAAGACCTGAAGCCCGATGAAGCCGTCATCGGCAGTCAAATAGCGTCGTTTTATGGTTTGCGCGTCGGAGATGATATGACCATCATCGCCCCGGCGTCCGGCATGGCCGGTGCCCCGTGGCGGTATCATTTTAAGGTGGCCGGCACTTTCACGTCGGGCATGTATGACTACGACATGAACCTGGTGCTGGTGGATCTGCGCAAAGCCCAGGAGATCTTCCATACCGGGCCGGATACGGTGACCGGGATCGGGCTGAAGTTGCGCGATCCGCAAGCCGCCGGGGCCCTCAAGAAGAACATTTATGATCTGGCGGGATTCAGTTTTTCCGTGCGCACGTGGATGGAGAGCAATTCTAATTTCTTCGCGGCGCTGCAATTAGAGAAATTCGCGATGTTCATCATCCTCATCCTCATCGTCCTGGTGGCATCGTTCAATATCATCAGCACCCTGATCGTGACCGTAACGGGCAAGGTCAGGGACATCGGCATCCTCAAGGCCATCGGCGCCTCTAAAGGCACGGTGGGCCGTTTGTTCATGTGGCAGGGATTGGCCGTGGGGATGCTGGGCACGTTTTGGGGTTTTACCGGCGGGGTGGGCTTGAGTTTGCTCTTGAAGAAATACCAGTTCATCCGCCTGCCACAGGACATTTATTACATTGACCATTTGCCGGTTTTAGTGCAGGCCTCCGACGTAGCGGTCATTGTCGCCGCGGCGATGCTGATCACTTATGCGGCCACAGTTTATCCGGCGATGAAGGCGGCTGATCTGGAGCCGGTGGAGGCCTTACGGTATTGA
- the lysS gene encoding lysine--tRNA ligase encodes MVFMAADETRINKLKTLRQKGLDPYGQRFIRSHAVADILKDFKEGLKVITAGRITAHRDQGKVHFMDLTDQSGKIQLFVKADNLSLEAAELLKALDIGDIIGVQGETFTTKTGQNSIRVLKYDVLAKSLRSLPEKWHGLKDVDIRYRQRYVDLIANPEVRDVFIKRSRIVSLIRSFLDGRGFLEVETPILQPMAGGARGKPFKSRHNTLDMDVYLRIAPELYLKRLLVGGMEKVYEMNRNFRNEGISTRHNPEFTMLEVYQAYGNFEDMMTLTEEMIASIVKTLNGSYKIKYQGQDIDFTPPWPRRSFAQVVKERFDINPQDSAQVMLDKVRAKRGGHAKVDRLTRSAVMKIVEEVLDEKATPNPVFMLDYFTFLSPLAKAKPDDPAVAQRFEFFIAGLEVGNAYSELNDPQEQRRRLEADLDDDETGNRVIDEDFVTALEYGMPPAGGLGVGIDRLVMILTDSPSIRDVILFPLLKPEQ; translated from the coding sequence ATGGTTTTTATGGCGGCTGACGAGACGAGGATCAATAAACTTAAAACATTGCGGCAAAAGGGGTTAGACCCCTATGGCCAGCGTTTCATACGCTCCCACGCGGTGGCGGATATCCTTAAGGATTTTAAAGAAGGCCTGAAGGTGATCACGGCCGGGCGCATTACAGCCCACCGCGATCAGGGCAAGGTCCATTTCATGGACCTGACCGACCAAAGCGGAAAAATACAACTGTTTGTTAAGGCGGACAATCTTAGCCTCGAAGCCGCGGAATTGTTAAAAGCCCTGGACATCGGCGACATCATCGGCGTTCAAGGGGAAACATTCACAACCAAGACCGGCCAGAACAGCATCCGCGTTTTGAAGTATGACGTGCTGGCCAAGTCCTTGCGGAGTTTGCCGGAAAAATGGCATGGCTTGAAGGACGTGGACATCCGCTACCGCCAGCGTTATGTGGACCTGATCGCCAACCCCGAAGTGCGCGACGTGTTCATCAAACGCAGCCGTATCGTGTCCTTGATCCGCAGCTTTCTCGACGGGCGGGGATTTCTGGAAGTGGAAACGCCGATCTTGCAGCCCATGGCCGGGGGGGCCCGCGGCAAGCCGTTCAAGTCCAGGCACAATACTTTGGACATGGATGTTTATCTTCGCATCGCGCCCGAACTGTATCTCAAGCGTTTGCTGGTGGGCGGCATGGAAAAAGTGTACGAGATGAACCGCAATTTCCGCAATGAAGGCATTTCAACGCGGCATAATCCGGAATTCACCATGCTGGAGGTGTATCAGGCCTACGGGAATTTTGAGGACATGATGACATTGACCGAGGAGATGATCGCTTCCATCGTGAAGACGCTCAATGGTTCGTACAAGATCAAATATCAGGGGCAGGACATTGATTTCACGCCGCCGTGGCCGCGCCGTTCTTTCGCCCAGGTGGTCAAGGAGCGTTTTGACATCAACCCCCAGGACAGCGCCCAGGTCATGCTGGACAAGGTCAGGGCCAAACGTGGGGGGCATGCGAAGGTGGACCGTTTGACCCGCTCGGCGGTCATGAAGATCGTGGAAGAGGTCCTCGACGAGAAAGCTACGCCCAACCCGGTCTTTATGCTGGATTATTTTACGTTCCTCTCGCCCTTGGCCAAGGCCAAGCCGGATGACCCGGCCGTGGCCCAGCGTTTTGAATTTTTCATCGCGGGGCTTGAAGTGGGCAACGCCTATTCCGAGCTCAATGACCCGCAGGAACAGCGCCGTCGCCTGGAGGCGGACCTGGACGACGATGAAACAGGCAACCGCGTCATTGACGAGGATTTTGTTACGGCCCTGGAATACGGCATGCCGCCCGCGGGCGGCCTGGGGGTCGGCATTGACCGGCTCGTCATGATCTTGACGGATTCTCCGTCGATCCGTGATGTGATCTTGTTCCCATTGTTGAAACCGGAGCAATAA
- a CDS encoding glycosyl hydrolase, with amino-acid sequence MKYPVFRRLTCALVIITFTATMTPALHAQEISLPQPGVRVSLSPAFNPPVLKGLKVHSDNPFRFDFILDQGDSLPLVGRAREGDKQEQLKQEANKLIKYFLASLTVPEKDLWVNLSPYEKDRIVPTSFGQTEMGRDLLAQDYLLKQITASLIYPEDELGKTFWNRIYQEASRRYHTTNIPVNTFNKVWIVPEKAVVYENAQAGTAYVVESRLKVMLEEDYLALSKNTVGAQFIAPDKGSMNRTPTDVNSLGSQIIREIVIPALTKEINEGKNFAQLRQVYNSLILATWYKKKIKDSILNKVYSDRNKVLGIGYDTPTRGHVAGTASASNVSPSTLPSDPGLNAKAPQGNPPNDVEAIYQQYLTAFKKGVYNYIKEEQDPITQQIIPRKYFSGGVKWGMAMLQTTTDQAMLPQVVSDHAAIVQTNLNPADRAIFSNITSRADSAAASRRILSFNQAKMAFADFLLGRDGKSKQIVDLPRLVDSLNAMNKPTREKFLEWTVNMDDNWYQYGLSNHSKAKYRSLALLLMEMESHNRNAPAMKLWNFLSQRFGASRFHTEQWVSWQPAIDQNLLKDVLRIAKRYGLRAHGTLNFNMFGINKYSALNGFFQNEWGMLNIMIDGNLSRGSIGPLAPVEDEGNPNVAAALYGPFYIIVDKRQDEVLPERRLNEHDRVSRKDQLIYLVPSEKEVLFFSEGIREALHLGLIDQGIADEVLSKLMTYGQFVINQAALANLETPGGIDFKSDKVDSAQLSQDRAMMTRRNFLSSSVAAGIGLVLPNATLGQSLAGFGRTPIPDKPDQVQVRSITGFETHGNRYNLTFEGFNHNQGVIKSAGRQAREVGHFNFFIYPNGGSILRIVGEFPGINESAHFFSVNRDRDKINYIGSTDNSAALGDIALNEGLWVLLGEYLTTGSLPSEFDQQFNILFPRWAPLNSLTDRSPFNFSTGLVNVLSPRFVPPDDKTLLLVGQQRDIIEGYVRAVGVPGGFMSYTSIKHLEGLTTLDDYGGGIQDAQDLVDLYPNTVLQLGLYMVDELNNVNSGIYDANIRKLGEWIKQTRRPVYLRIGYEFDLPDNKYKPQEYIKAYQKIVDILRQQKVTNVSFVWHSAVYPSQEKSAQDWYPGDEYVDWVAMTRMDPSQDLQGTRLAQWARGHNKPFMIAEASPMGRKTTEEKKVWFDTLLPFIRQNNIKALGYINSNWDALGLFWDRGWGDQQVQNDPAIRQLWMDRVIQDGSYLQSSADLFRQYLNFNPSLDRAMAAADQAGPDAAMKVTRRTLLRGAGATVAVRVLEGAFGSLALQASGNTNAPDKNSVLAMSWDILDKTALRMNLPKALLENIKAALLEEATKIYSEYKDTLPPRVRSILGDDFRKPVPFYARWLVSRFIKNEIEPRIKYLSKYTAFLDPDEVGILDSEPDLVKYFVKRTVRLYAERGPDWMTEEEAAKSVIGLFAYLIKESNGKFPLSQEEIGNYYYLLKRDKLNTLTDFDLKNVRLVEGYRERLKKYYRIKFAPNELRWDIQSQRGEREIVRVEYLPTHDNVQVIGYGLEEYSKMDRRVIALLRLRVYLSEKNGGDHPQTSTGGIDFNADKVDSAFAVKNSGGAIKFNIDPAMLQQLQDSPGFVPVIINVSPLKDLPAFLGSNDPVPVSSKAAAL; translated from the coding sequence ATGAAATACCCCGTATTCCGTCGTTTAACCTGCGCTTTGGTCATTATTACCTTTACGGCAACGATGACCCCAGCTTTGCACGCACAGGAAATTTCGCTTCCTCAGCCCGGCGTCCGCGTATCCTTAAGCCCCGCCTTTAACCCCCCAGTCCTCAAAGGCCTCAAGGTCCATTCCGATAATCCGTTTCGTTTTGATTTTATCCTTGATCAAGGTGATTCCCTCCCCCTTGTGGGGAGGGCCAGGGAGGGGGACAAACAAGAACAACTCAAACAAGAAGCCAACAAACTCATCAAATACTTCCTCGCCTCTCTGACCGTGCCAGAGAAAGACCTCTGGGTCAACCTCTCTCCCTATGAGAAAGACCGTATCGTCCCCACATCTTTCGGTCAAACCGAGATGGGAAGGGATCTTCTGGCCCAGGACTATCTGCTTAAGCAAATAACCGCATCTCTGATCTATCCAGAGGATGAATTGGGTAAGACCTTCTGGAACAGGATCTACCAAGAAGCATCCAGGAGATACCATACAACCAACATCCCGGTCAATACATTCAACAAGGTATGGATCGTACCCGAGAAAGCCGTAGTGTACGAGAACGCGCAGGCGGGAACGGCTTACGTTGTCGAATCCAGATTGAAGGTGATGCTAGAAGAAGATTATTTGGCATTATCCAAAAATACCGTAGGGGCGCAATTTATTGCGCCCGATAAGGGTTCGATGAATCGAACCCCTACGGATGTTAATTCGTTGGGTTCCCAGATTATCCGTGAGATCGTCATCCCCGCCTTAACCAAGGAAATCAACGAAGGAAAGAACTTCGCCCAACTCCGTCAGGTCTACAATTCTCTGATCCTTGCCACCTGGTACAAGAAGAAGATCAAGGATAGTATTCTCAATAAAGTTTATTCCGATAGGAATAAAGTTTTAGGCATTGGTTACGATACGCCAACCAGGGGACATGTTGCTGGCACCGCCAGTGCCAGTAACGTGTCCCCAAGCACGCTGCCAAGCGACCCAGGGTTGAATGCGAAAGCACCCCAGGGAAACCCGCCCAACGATGTCGAAGCCATCTACCAGCAATACCTCACCGCCTTCAAGAAAGGCGTCTACAACTACATCAAAGAAGAACAAGATCCCATCACCCAACAGATTATCCCGAGGAAATATTTTTCGGGTGGTGTTAAATGGGGCATGGCAATGCTTCAAACAACAACAGATCAGGCCATGCTCCCGCAAGTAGTTTCCGATCATGCCGCTATTGTTCAGACAAATTTAAATCCAGCCGACCGTGCGATATTCAGTAATATCACCAGTAGGGCTGATTCAGCAGCTGCTAGCCGAAGAATTCTATCGTTTAATCAAGCTAAAATGGCATTTGCCGACTTCTTGCTAGGCAGAGATGGAAAAAGCAAACAAATTGTTGATTTGCCAAGACTAGTGGATAGCCTCAATGCAATGAATAAACCTACAAGAGAAAAATTCCTAGAGTGGACTGTGAATATGGATGATAATTGGTATCAGTATGGTTTATCCAATCATAGTAAAGCTAAATATCGTTCGCTGGCATTATTGTTAATGGAAATGGAAAGCCATAACCGAAATGCTCCGGCTATGAAACTTTGGAATTTTCTTTCCCAACGGTTTGGAGCGTCTCGTTTTCACACAGAACAATGGGTATCTTGGCAACCTGCAATTGACCAAAATCTGTTAAAGGATGTATTACGCATTGCGAAACGATATGGGCTGCGCGCTCATGGGACATTGAATTTTAACATGTTCGGGATCAATAAATATTCTGCTCTCAACGGTTTCTTTCAGAATGAATGGGGAATGCTTAATATCATGATCGATGGGAATCTGTCTCGGGGAAGCATTGGCCCTTTAGCGCCTGTTGAAGATGAAGGGAATCCGAATGTCGCGGCAGCATTATATGGCCCTTTTTATATTATTGTTGATAAACGTCAAGATGAAGTGCTGCCTGAGAGGCGTTTGAATGAGCATGACAGAGTTTCTCGAAAGGATCAGTTGATTTATCTTGTCCCAAGCGAAAAAGAAGTACTTTTTTTCAGTGAAGGTATTCGTGAAGCTTTGCATTTGGGCCTCATTGATCAGGGAATCGCTGACGAGGTATTATCAAAACTTATGACGTATGGACAGTTCGTGATTAATCAAGCCGCATTGGCTAATCTTGAAACTCCCGGTGGCATCGACTTCAAATCTGATAAAGTGGACAGCGCCCAATTAAGCCAAGACCGGGCGATGATGACCAGACGAAATTTTCTGTCTTCGTCGGTTGCGGCAGGTATTGGACTGGTATTACCAAATGCCACCCTTGGGCAATCACTCGCAGGCTTTGGCAGGACGCCTATACCTGATAAACCAGATCAGGTCCAAGTACGATCTATTACAGGTTTTGAAACCCATGGCAATCGATACAATCTCACTTTTGAGGGGTTTAATCATAATCAGGGCGTAATAAAATCGGCGGGGCGGCAAGCGCGGGAAGTGGGTCATTTTAATTTCTTTATTTATCCCAATGGGGGATCGATACTAAGGATTGTCGGAGAATTCCCGGGGATCAATGAATCCGCGCACTTCTTTTCAGTTAACCGGGATCGGGATAAGATCAATTATATAGGCTCCACCGATAACTCTGCAGCGTTAGGGGATATTGCTTTAAACGAAGGGTTATGGGTGCTTCTCGGTGAGTATTTAACGACAGGTTCTTTGCCTTCGGAATTTGACCAACAATTTAATATTTTATTTCCTCGTTGGGCGCCACTGAATTCTTTGACCGATCGATCGCCGTTTAATTTCTCAACAGGGCTCGTTAATGTTTTATCTCCGCGTTTTGTTCCTCCGGATGATAAAACGCTTTTGCTCGTCGGGCAGCAGCGAGACATCATTGAGGGTTATGTTCGCGCTGTTGGAGTGCCCGGTGGGTTTATGTCCTATACATCCATTAAACATTTGGAGGGATTAACCACGTTGGATGATTACGGCGGCGGAATTCAAGATGCGCAGGACCTGGTTGATCTGTATCCGAATACCGTCTTACAACTTGGTTTGTACATGGTGGATGAATTGAATAATGTAAATAGCGGTATATACGATGCGAATATTCGAAAGTTGGGGGAGTGGATCAAGCAAACAAGGCGTCCGGTGTATTTGCGCATTGGCTATGAATTTGATTTGCCCGACAATAAGTATAAGCCGCAAGAATATATAAAGGCCTATCAAAAGATCGTCGACATATTGAGACAGCAAAAGGTAACGAATGTATCGTTTGTATGGCATTCTGCAGTTTATCCGAGCCAAGAAAAATCTGCGCAGGACTGGTATCCGGGGGATGAATATGTTGATTGGGTCGCGATGACCCGTATGGATCCTTCACAAGATTTACAAGGGACTCGGTTAGCTCAGTGGGCCAGAGGGCACAACAAACCTTTTATGATCGCGGAGGCATCTCCGATGGGTCGGAAGACTACGGAGGAAAAGAAAGTATGGTTCGACACTCTTTTGCCATTTATCAGACAAAACAATATCAAGGCCCTTGGGTATATCAACAGTAATTGGGATGCATTGGGTTTATTTTGGGATAGGGGCTGGGGGGACCAGCAAGTGCAGAATGATCCGGCAATTCGTCAATTGTGGATGGACAGAGTCATCCAGGATGGTTCTTATTTGCAATCGTCAGCAGATCTATTCAGGCAATACCTCAATTTTAACCCAAGCCTTGACCGGGCGATGGCGGCCGCAGATCAGGCTGGGCCGGACGCGGCGATGAAGGTGACGCGGCGTACTCTTTTGAGAGGCGCGGGCGCTACGGTGGCGGTGAGGGTATTGGAGGGGGCGTTTGGCAGCCTTGCACTGCAGGCAAGCGGGAACACCAACGCTCCCGACAAGAATAGTGTTCTGGCGATGTCTTGGGATATCCTTGATAAGACGGCACTTCGGATGAATTTACCGAAAGCATTGCTTGAGAACATCAAGGCCGCGCTTCTGGAAGAGGCCACTAAAATATACTCAGAATACAAAGACACGCTTCCTCCAAGAGTACGCTCGATCCTCGGGGATGATTTTAGAAAGCCGGTTCCTTTTTACGCGCGGTGGCTTGTCAGCAGGTTTATCAAGAATGAGATCGAGCCAAGGATAAAATATCTCAGTAAATACACCGCCTTTCTTGACCCGGATGAAGTGGGTATCTTAGATTCTGAGCCGGATTTGGTGAAATATTTCGTTAAAAGAACCGTGAGGTTATACGCTGAAAGAGGTCCGGATTGGATGACCGAGGAAGAAGCGGCTAAAAGCGTGATCGGTCTGTTTGCTTACTTGATCAAAGAAAGTAATGGCAAGTTTCCTCTTTCGCAGGAGGAAATTGGCAATTATTATTATTTATTAAAGAGGGATAAACTCAATACCCTTACAGATTTCGATTTAAAGAATGTAAGGTTGGTGGAGGGTTATCGCGAAAGATTAAAGAAATATTACCGGATAAAATTTGCTCCGAATGAATTGCGTTGGGATATACAAAGTCAGAGAGGGGAAAGAGAGATTGTTCGGGTGGAATATCTACCGACCCATGATAATGTGCAAGTTATTGGATATGGTCTTGAAGAGTATAGTAAAATGGATCGTCGAGTGATCGCACTTTTGAGGTTGCGTGTTTATTTATCGGAGAAAAACGGGGGCGACCATCCGCAGACATCCACAGGCGGTATTGATTTCAATGCCGACAAGGTGGACAGCGCTTTTGCGGTGAAAAATAGCGGCGGCGCGATCAAATTTAACATCGACCCCGCCATGCTCCAGCAATTACAGGATTCCCCCGGTTTCGTGCCCGTGATCATCAACGTCAGTCCGCTCAAAGACCTGCCTGCATTTTTGGGATCAAACGACCCTGTTCCAGTGTCTTCCAAAGCCGCTGCCCTTTAG
- the lpxA gene encoding acyl-ACP--UDP-N-acetylglucosamine O-acyltransferase produces MSFIHPTAIIASEARLGKDVSVGPYTVIEGPVTIGDGTVIGAHCVVEGHTTLGEKCELYTAAVIGSRPQDKKHNSKDQVTLKIGNNNIFREYVTANPGTVEGGGTTSIGNNNLFMACSHVAHDCHIGDDCVLANYVGLSGHVTIEDRALIGGLSGVHQFARVGYMSIIGGCSKVNQDVPPYSMVDGNPATLRGLNAIGIKRAGIPSDTALALRRAFKILFNSGLARGNALTQVEQQMGSIPEIQRLLEFIKNSKRGIS; encoded by the coding sequence ATGTCTTTCATTCATCCAACCGCCATCATTGCTTCTGAGGCCCGTCTGGGCAAGGACGTGAGCGTCGGGCCTTATACGGTCATTGAAGGCCCTGTCACCATCGGGGATGGGACCGTCATCGGCGCCCATTGCGTTGTCGAAGGTCACACGACCTTAGGGGAAAAATGCGAGCTGTATACGGCCGCGGTCATCGGCAGCCGTCCGCAGGACAAAAAACACAACAGCAAAGACCAGGTGACCCTTAAGATCGGCAACAATAACATTTTTCGTGAATACGTCACCGCCAATCCCGGCACCGTCGAGGGCGGGGGCACGACGTCCATCGGCAATAACAATTTATTCATGGCCTGTTCCCACGTGGCCCATGACTGCCATATCGGCGATGACTGTGTCCTGGCCAATTATGTCGGCCTCTCCGGCCATGTGACCATTGAGGACCGCGCGCTCATCGGCGGCCTTTCCGGCGTGCATCAATTCGCCCGCGTCGGTTACATGTCCATCATCGGGGGGTGCTCCAAGGTGAACCAGGACGTGCCGCCTTATTCCATGGTGGACGGCAATCCCGCGACCTTAAGGGGTTTGAACGCCATCGGGATCAAGCGCGCCGGCATCCCTTCGGATACGGCTTTGGCTTTGCGCCGGGCTTTTAAAATTCTTTTTAATTCAGGGCTGGCCAGGGGCAATGCCCTCACACAGGTTGAACAACAGATGGGGAGCATTCCGGAAATTCAACGTTTGCTGGAATTCATTAAAAATTCTAAACGCGGGATCTCATGA